Proteins from one Ketobacter alkanivorans genomic window:
- the gatB gene encoding Asp-tRNA(Asn)/Glu-tRNA(Gln) amidotransferase subunit GatB: MSWEVVIGLEVHVQLATQSKIFSGSSTEFGAEPNTQAALIDLGMPGVLPVLNGDVVQKAIKFGLGVDAEITPKSVFARKNYFYPDLPKGYQISQFELPIVGMGHLDITLEDGTTKRIGVTRAHLEEDAGKSLHEDFHGMTGIDLNRAGTPLLEIVSEPDMRSAKEAVAYAKAIHSLIRYLDISDGNMSQGSMRCDCNVSLRQKGEEKFGTRREIKNVNSFRFVEKAINAEIEWQMDELESGRAIQQATVLYDPVKDKTFAMRSKEEANDYRYFPDPDLLPLEVTEQLIDRVRAELPELPAQKIERFVSELELSDYDARVLASDRVLANYFETVVDVSGAKAKLAANWVSVELLGALNKNDLDIDASPVSAEQLGGLLKRIADNTISGKIAKQIFEELWNNGGSADQIIEAKGLKQETDTGAIEAIVDQVIADSPDQVAQFLAADDNKRKKLIGYFVGQSMKLSKGKANPQMLNQILAQKLV, from the coding sequence ATGTCCTGGGAAGTAGTCATCGGGTTGGAAGTGCACGTGCAACTTGCCACCCAGTCAAAAATTTTCTCCGGGTCCTCCACCGAGTTCGGTGCCGAACCCAACACACAGGCTGCCTTGATTGATCTGGGCATGCCCGGAGTTTTACCAGTATTAAACGGTGATGTAGTGCAGAAGGCGATTAAGTTCGGCCTGGGTGTAGACGCAGAAATCACACCCAAATCCGTATTCGCCCGTAAAAACTATTTCTACCCGGATCTGCCCAAAGGGTATCAGATATCCCAGTTCGAACTGCCTATTGTTGGCATGGGGCACTTGGACATCACCCTTGAAGACGGCACCACCAAACGCATTGGCGTTACCCGCGCCCACCTGGAAGAAGACGCAGGCAAATCTCTGCACGAAGACTTTCACGGCATGACCGGCATCGACCTGAATCGGGCAGGCACCCCGCTGCTGGAAATCGTCTCCGAGCCTGATATGCGATCCGCCAAAGAAGCGGTGGCGTATGCCAAAGCCATTCACTCCCTGATCCGCTACCTTGACATCTCCGACGGCAACATGTCCCAAGGCTCCATGCGCTGCGACTGCAACGTATCTCTGCGCCAGAAAGGGGAAGAAAAATTCGGCACCCGCCGCGAAATCAAGAACGTAAACTCCTTCCGCTTTGTGGAAAAAGCCATCAACGCCGAAATCGAATGGCAGATGGACGAGCTGGAATCAGGCCGGGCGATCCAACAAGCCACCGTGCTGTATGATCCGGTGAAAGATAAAACCTTCGCCATGCGCAGCAAAGAGGAAGCCAACGACTACCGCTACTTCCCCGACCCTGACCTGCTACCGCTGGAAGTCACCGAGCAGCTAATCGACCGAGTGCGAGCCGAATTACCGGAGCTGCCCGCGCAAAAAATCGAGCGTTTTGTTTCCGAACTTGAACTGTCCGACTATGATGCCCGCGTGCTGGCGTCAGACCGGGTACTGGCCAATTATTTTGAAACCGTTGTTGATGTATCCGGTGCCAAAGCCAAACTCGCAGCCAATTGGGTGAGCGTTGAATTACTGGGCGCACTGAACAAAAACGATCTGGATATTGACGCCAGCCCCGTAAGCGCAGAGCAACTGGGTGGATTGCTGAAACGCATCGCCGACAACACCATCAGTGGCAAAATCGCTAAGCAGATTTTCGAAGAACTGTGGAACAATGGCGGCAGCGCAGACCAGATCATCGAAGCAAAAGGCTTGAAACAGGAAACCGACACCGGCGCGATCGAAGCCATTGTGGATCAGGTCATTGCCGATAGCCCGGATCAAGTGGCACAGTTCCTGGCTGCAGATGATAACAAACGCAAAAAGCTGATCGGCTACTTTGTGGGGCAATCCATGAAGCTTTCCAAGGGCAAAGCCAATCCCCAGATGCTGAATCAGATTCTGGCGCAGAAGCTGGTTTAA
- the gatA gene encoding Asp-tRNA(Asn)/Glu-tRNA(Gln) amidotransferase subunit GatA translates to MHTKTLKALSDALAAGEVSSQELTQHFLDRIKRHDPQLNSFISITEEQALAQAKAADDQRAAGNATPLTGVPIAHKDIFCTQGVKTSCASKMLDNFIAPYNATVVEKMNTAGVVTLGKTNMDEFAMGSSNETSFYGAVKNPWHTDYVPGGSSGGSAAAVAARLAPAATGTDTGGSIRQPASLCGITGLKPTYGRVSRWGMIAFASSLDQGGPMTQTAEDAALLMNAMAGFDPKDSTSTNIEVPDYTADLNKPLNGLRIGLPKQFFENGLDAAVGKLVQEAISQYEKLGATLVDIELPNTHLSIPAYYVVAPAEASSNLSRFDGVRFGYRCNDPADLEDLYKRSRGEGFGEEVKRRIMIGTYALSAGYYDAYYLKAQKVRRLIKNDFDEAFKNVDVIMGPTAPHAGFKLGEKAADPVSMYLSDIYTISVNMAGLPGISIPAGNSNGLPVGLQIIGNYFDEARLLNVAHRYQQETAWHLQMPAAFA, encoded by the coding sequence ATGCATACCAAAACCCTGAAAGCCCTGTCCGATGCACTGGCGGCGGGCGAAGTGTCCAGCCAGGAGCTGACACAACATTTTCTGGATCGTATCAAACGGCACGATCCGCAACTGAACAGTTTTATCAGCATCACCGAAGAGCAGGCTCTGGCCCAGGCGAAAGCGGCGGATGACCAGCGCGCCGCCGGTAACGCTACGCCATTGACCGGCGTGCCCATCGCTCACAAAGACATCTTTTGCACTCAAGGGGTAAAAACCAGCTGCGCCTCCAAGATGCTGGATAACTTTATCGCCCCCTACAACGCCACAGTCGTTGAAAAAATGAACACAGCGGGCGTAGTGACCTTGGGCAAAACCAATATGGACGAGTTCGCCATGGGCTCCTCCAACGAAACCAGCTTCTACGGGGCGGTAAAAAACCCCTGGCACACTGATTACGTGCCCGGCGGATCATCCGGCGGCTCCGCCGCTGCCGTTGCTGCTCGATTGGCACCCGCTGCCACCGGCACCGACACCGGCGGCTCCATTCGACAACCGGCCAGCCTGTGCGGCATTACCGGCTTGAAACCCACCTATGGCCGGGTATCCCGCTGGGGCATGATCGCCTTTGCCTCCTCTCTGGATCAGGGCGGCCCCATGACGCAAACCGCCGAAGACGCTGCCCTGCTGATGAACGCCATGGCGGGCTTCGACCCCAAGGATTCCACCAGCACCAACATCGAGGTGCCGGACTATACCGCCGACCTGAACAAACCCCTGAACGGCCTGCGCATCGGCCTGCCAAAACAGTTCTTTGAAAACGGCCTGGATGCCGCAGTGGGAAAACTGGTACAGGAGGCCATCTCTCAATACGAAAAGCTGGGGGCCACACTGGTGGATATCGAGCTACCCAACACCCACTTATCGATCCCCGCTTACTACGTGGTGGCACCAGCGGAAGCCTCGTCCAACCTGTCCCGCTTCGACGGCGTTCGCTTCGGCTATCGCTGCAACGACCCAGCGGACCTGGAAGATCTCTACAAACGCAGCCGCGGCGAAGGCTTTGGCGAAGAGGTAAAACGCCGCATCATGATCGGCACCTATGCACTTTCTGCGGGTTATTACGATGCCTATTACCTAAAGGCGCAGAAAGTTCGCCGCTTGATCAAAAACGATTTTGACGAGGCCTTCAAAAACGTCGATGTCATCATGGGGCCCACAGCGCCTCACGCCGGTTTCAAACTGGGCGAAAAAGCCGCCGACCCGGTATCCATGTACCTTTCCGACATCTACACCATCTCGGTCAACATGGCAGGGCTACCGGGCATATCCATTCCGGCTGGCAACAGCAACGGCCTGCCGGTTGGTTTACAGATCATCGGCAACTACTTCGACGAAGCCCGCTTGCTGAATGTGGCTCACCGTTACCAACAAGAAACCGCCTGGCACCTGCAAATGCCAGCGGCCTTTGCATAA
- the gatC gene encoding Asp-tRNA(Asn)/Glu-tRNA(Gln) amidotransferase subunit GatC, translating into MALDKEDLIKIAHLARLQVADNEIEATTVRLSSILGLIEQLQAAPTDGIEPMAHPTDAVQRLREDVVTETNHRDEYQKIAPATEEGLYLVPKVIE; encoded by the coding sequence ATGGCATTGGACAAAGAAGACCTAATTAAAATTGCCCATCTGGCCCGTTTGCAGGTGGCCGATAATGAGATCGAAGCCACCACGGTGCGACTTTCCTCCATTCTGGGCCTGATCGAGCAACTTCAGGCCGCTCCCACCGATGGAATCGAGCCGATGGCACACCCCACCGACGCGGTACAACGCCTGCGGGAAGACGTGGTGACCGAGACCAATCATCGTGACGAATATCAGAAAATCGCCCCGGCCACCGAAGAGGGCCTGTACCTTGTGCCCAAAGTGATCGAATAA
- a CDS encoding rod shape-determining protein, with the protein MFKRLRGMFSTDLSIDLGTANTLIYVKDRGIVLDEPSVVAIRQQNGAKSVAAVGMDAKRMLGRTPGNITAIRPLKDGVIADFHVTEKMLQHFIHKVHENSFITPSPRVLVCVPCKSTQVERKAIKESALGAGAREVYLIEEAMAAAIGAGLPVEEASGSMVVDIGGGTTEIAIISLNGIVYSDSVRVGGDKFDEAIVTYVRRNYGSLIGEATAERIKQEIGCAFPGKELLEIDVRGRNLAEGVPRSFTLNSSEILEALQEPLSQIVSAVKSALEQSPPELASDIAERGLVLTGGGALLRDLDMLLAEESGLPVIVAEDPLTCVARGGGKAMEMMDKSGFDMFSVD; encoded by the coding sequence ATGTTTAAACGTCTTCGTGGAATGTTCTCCACCGATCTATCGATCGACCTGGGAACAGCCAATACCCTTATTTATGTGAAAGATCGCGGAATTGTCCTGGATGAGCCGTCAGTTGTGGCCATTCGTCAGCAAAACGGTGCCAAAAGTGTGGCCGCTGTGGGAATGGATGCAAAGCGCATGCTGGGGCGAACCCCCGGTAATATCACCGCCATCCGCCCCTTGAAAGATGGAGTAATCGCCGATTTTCATGTGACCGAGAAGATGCTTCAGCATTTTATTCACAAGGTCCACGAAAACAGCTTTATTACGCCCAGCCCCCGTGTGCTGGTGTGTGTGCCTTGTAAATCCACGCAGGTTGAGCGTAAAGCCATCAAGGAATCCGCCCTTGGCGCCGGTGCCCGCGAAGTGTATCTGATTGAGGAAGCCATGGCGGCGGCGATCGGTGCGGGTCTTCCTGTGGAAGAGGCCAGCGGCTCCATGGTGGTGGATATTGGTGGTGGTACCACCGAGATCGCCATTATCTCACTTAACGGTATCGTTTATTCCGATTCAGTGCGTGTAGGGGGTGATAAATTCGATGAAGCCATCGTGACCTACGTGCGTCGTAACTACGGCAGCCTGATCGGAGAAGCCACCGCCGAGCGTATCAAGCAGGAAATCGGCTGCGCCTTCCCTGGTAAGGAATTGCTGGAGATTGACGTGCGCGGACGTAACCTGGCAGAAGGGGTGCCCCGTTCCTTTACACTGAATAGCAGCGAAATCCTTGAAGCCTTGCAAGAGCCTCTCTCCCAGATCGTGTCGGCGGTGAAAAGTGCGCTTGAGCAGTCGCCCCCTGAGCTGGCATCCGATATTGCCGAGCGTGGCCTGGTGCTGACTGGTGGTGGTGCCCTGTTGCGGGATCTGGATATGCTGCTGGCTGAAGAATCCGGTTTGCCGGTGATTGTTGCGGAAGATCCCCTGACCTGTGTGGCCCGCGGTGGTGGCAAGGCAATGGAGATGATGGACAAGAGTGGGTTCGACATGTTCTCGGTGGATTGA
- the mreC gene encoding rod shape-determining protein MreC: MFGQNTANRYRLMLFSVISFVLIFLDHRFEFLNPVRFTLSIATAPIQYVADIPAELLSWSESSVRSRSDLEDENARLQSEVLVLKRRVQKLASTVAENTRLKELMNASDVVDDQVLIAEIIGVDPDPYRHEAIVNKGSGDDVYVGQAVLDAEGLMGQVIEVGLLSSRVLLISDISHGIPVHVNRNGVRAIAVGSGKLDQLNLIHVPDTADIVRGDLLVSSGLGGRFPKGYPVGVVTKVEHDPGQPFALVEAKPMANLDRSRHVLLVFSEENRKLMPLLSGQAAPAQKPIATDNPEATPSPEKEGVNGQ, encoded by the coding sequence ATTTTTGGGCAGAACACAGCAAATCGCTACCGTTTGATGCTTTTTAGCGTTATTTCGTTTGTTTTGATCTTTCTTGACCATCGTTTTGAGTTCCTCAATCCGGTGCGCTTTACCCTGTCTATCGCCACCGCCCCGATCCAATATGTGGCGGACATTCCGGCGGAACTGCTGTCCTGGTCGGAAAGCAGCGTGCGCTCACGTTCAGATCTGGAGGATGAAAACGCCCGCTTGCAGTCTGAAGTGCTGGTGTTAAAGCGCAGGGTGCAGAAATTGGCTTCTACCGTAGCCGAGAACACCCGACTCAAAGAGCTTATGAATGCATCCGACGTGGTGGACGATCAAGTATTGATCGCTGAGATCATTGGCGTTGATCCCGACCCCTACCGCCATGAGGCCATCGTCAATAAGGGCTCCGGGGACGATGTTTATGTGGGGCAAGCGGTGCTGGATGCCGAAGGTTTGATGGGGCAGGTGATTGAAGTGGGCCTGCTTTCCAGCCGGGTGCTGCTGATTTCTGATATCTCACACGGTATTCCGGTGCATGTGAATCGCAATGGTGTGCGTGCCATCGCCGTTGGATCGGGCAAGCTGGATCAGCTCAATTTGATTCATGTGCCCGATACGGCCGATATCGTGCGGGGTGATCTGTTGGTCAGTTCTGGCCTCGGCGGCCGCTTCCCGAAAGGTTATCCTGTGGGCGTGGTTACAAAAGTGGAGCACGATCCTGGCCAGCCCTTCGCATTGGTGGAGGCAAAGCCCATGGCCAATCTGGATCGATCGCGCCATGTTCTGCTGGTTTTTTCTGAGGAAAATCGAAAGCTTATGCCGTTGTTGTCTGGTCAGGCAGCACCCGCTCAGAAGCCAATCGCAACCGATAATCCAGAGGCGACACCTTCGCCAGAGAAGGAGGGCGTGAATGGACAGTAG
- the mreD gene encoding rod shape-determining protein MreD, whose protein sequence is MDSRTASDGLGVVIFSLVVAGVLTAVPLPDWANVMRPAWVPLVLIYWVIAMPHRIGVISGWGTGLMLDALTGAVLGQNALALGLVAYVAYVLHMRIRVFPLWQQCLSILVLVGTYQLVSILVMRAVQITPWTFWYWVSVVVSALVWPLVSLAMSYLRGNRVY, encoded by the coding sequence ATGGACAGTAGAACCGCGTCGGACGGCCTGGGTGTTGTGATATTCAGTCTGGTGGTAGCCGGGGTGTTGACCGCAGTTCCATTGCCGGACTGGGCGAATGTGATGCGGCCGGCCTGGGTGCCATTGGTGTTGATCTATTGGGTTATCGCCATGCCCCATCGGATTGGCGTGATCAGTGGTTGGGGCACTGGCTTGATGTTGGATGCCCTTACCGGAGCAGTGTTGGGGCAGAACGCCTTGGCGCTGGGGTTGGTGGCATACGTTGCCTATGTTTTGCATATGCGGATCAGGGTGTTCCCGCTCTGGCAGCAATGTTTGTCTATTCTTGTGTTGGTGGGCACTTACCAATTAGTGAGTATATTGGTGATGCGTGCTGTCCAAATAACACCTTGGACTTTCTGGTACTGGGTATCAGTGGTGGTATCGGCTTTGGTATGGCCCCTGGTGAGTCTTGCGATGAGTTATTTGAGGGGCAATCGTGTCTATTGA
- a CDS encoding Maf family protein: protein MDRVYLASSSPRRRELLHQIGVNFTVMHADVDESVGEGEAPLDYVCRLAQAKAEAVLARLQVEGLQSCPVLGADTSVVLGQQILGKPENEEHAVAMLMMLSGKTHQVITAVALAEEEQTRMVHSITDVSFREISEQEAHNYWLSGEPADKAGGYGIQGFGAILVERLSGSYSGVVGLPLYETANLLKQADVRLWKRSEKTA from the coding sequence ATTGATAGAGTTTATTTGGCCTCATCGTCCCCCAGGCGGCGTGAGCTGTTACATCAGATTGGCGTCAACTTCACAGTGATGCACGCGGATGTGGATGAATCGGTGGGCGAGGGCGAGGCACCACTGGATTATGTGTGTCGTTTGGCTCAGGCCAAAGCGGAAGCGGTGTTGGCTAGGCTGCAGGTGGAAGGGTTGCAGTCGTGTCCGGTGTTGGGTGCCGACACCAGCGTTGTCCTTGGGCAGCAGATTCTGGGAAAACCAGAGAACGAAGAGCATGCGGTGGCGATGCTGATGATGCTGTCTGGTAAGACCCATCAAGTGATTACGGCGGTGGCCTTGGCAGAAGAAGAGCAAACCCGAATGGTGCATTCCATTACCGATGTCAGCTTCCGAGAGATAAGCGAACAAGAAGCCCATAATTACTGGTTAAGTGGTGAGCCCGCGGATAAGGCCGGTGGCTATGGTATTCAGGGCTTTGGTGCCATATTGGTCGAGAGGCTGTCAGGCAGTTACAGTGGTGTGGTTGGCCTGCCTCTATATGAGACCGCAAATTTGTTGAAGCAGGCCGATGTGCGCCTGTGGAAACGATCAGAGAAAACAGCGTAA
- the rng gene encoding ribonuclease G, which yields MSEELLVNVTPMETRVAVVENGVVQELFLERTAKRGLVGSIYQGKVARVLPGMQAAFIDIGLERAAFLHAKDIWQPNRPEDNGDSTPNISDLVAEGQPIVVQITKDMIGTKGARLTTHLSIPSRYLVYMPNTEHIGISQRIEDEQERERLRGIMDTVLQEREDIPKKGFILRTAAEGADEDSLRRDVDFLRRLWRSISEKIARANPVTLIHRDLALAMRTLRDEVRPGVEKVRIDSRETYGKVIEFVREYIPDVEALVEHYPGERPIFDLYSVELEIQKALARQVPLKSGGHLIVDQTEAMSTIDVNTGAFVGHRNLEETIFKTNLEATQAIARQLRLRNLGGIIIIDFIDMEDPEHRRQVLRMFEKALERDHAKTKITQVSELGLVEMTRKRTRESLARVMCEDCPTCSGRGIVKTPDTVCYEIFREILRQFRAYEVESFLVIASQAVVDRLLDEESANVADLEIFIKKTIRFQVETLYSQEEFDVVLM from the coding sequence ATGAGTGAAGAATTACTGGTAAACGTGACCCCGATGGAAACCCGAGTAGCAGTGGTTGAGAACGGGGTTGTGCAGGAACTGTTTTTGGAGCGCACAGCCAAGCGTGGCCTGGTGGGCAGTATATATCAAGGCAAGGTCGCCCGTGTATTGCCCGGCATGCAGGCAGCGTTTATCGATATCGGTCTGGAGCGGGCCGCGTTTTTGCACGCCAAAGATATCTGGCAACCTAATCGGCCGGAGGATAATGGCGACAGTACGCCCAATATTTCGGATCTGGTGGCAGAAGGCCAGCCCATTGTGGTTCAGATCACCAAGGATATGATTGGCACCAAGGGCGCGCGCCTTACGACACATCTTTCCATTCCATCCCGTTACCTGGTTTACATGCCCAACACTGAACACATCGGCATATCCCAGCGCATAGAAGATGAACAGGAGCGGGAAAGGCTGCGCGGCATTATGGACACGGTGCTGCAGGAACGGGAAGACATCCCCAAGAAAGGTTTTATTCTGCGCACGGCTGCCGAAGGTGCAGACGAGGACTCACTGCGGCGCGATGTGGACTTTCTGCGCCGTCTGTGGCGCTCGATCAGTGAAAAAATTGCCCGTGCCAACCCGGTAACGCTGATTCATCGTGACTTGGCTTTGGCCATGCGCACCCTGCGCGATGAGGTGCGGCCGGGGGTAGAGAAAGTGCGCATTGACTCCCGTGAAACTTACGGCAAAGTGATTGAGTTTGTACGCGAGTATATCCCTGATGTGGAAGCGTTAGTGGAGCACTACCCCGGTGAACGGCCGATATTTGATTTGTACAGTGTCGAACTGGAAATCCAGAAAGCACTGGCTCGTCAAGTGCCGCTGAAATCAGGTGGCCACCTGATCGTTGATCAGACAGAAGCCATGTCCACCATTGATGTCAATACAGGCGCATTTGTTGGCCATCGCAATCTAGAAGAAACCATTTTCAAAACCAACCTCGAAGCCACCCAGGCAATTGCACGGCAGCTGCGACTGCGCAATTTGGGGGGGATCATCATTATCGATTTTATCGACATGGAAGATCCTGAGCACCGCCGTCAGGTGTTGCGCATGTTCGAAAAGGCTCTGGAACGGGATCACGCCAAAACCAAAATCACACAGGTGTCTGAATTGGGGTTGGTGGAAATGACCCGCAAGCGTACTCGAGAAAGTCTTGCTCGGGTGATGTGTGAAGATTGCCCCACTTGCAGTGGTCGGGGTATTGTCAAAACGCCGGACACGGTCTGTTATGAGATCTTCCGTGAAATCCTGCGTCAGTTCCGTGCCTATGAAGTTGAATCTTTTTTAGTGATTGCCTCCCAGGCGGTGGTCGATCGATTGTTGGATGAAGAGTCTGCGAACGTTGCTGATCTCGAAATCTTCATCAAGAAAACCATTCGTTTTCAGGTGGAAACGCTGTACTCCCAGGAAGAATTCGATGTGGTGCTTATGTAA